The Acetivibrio saccincola genome window below encodes:
- a CDS encoding spore germination protein: MFRYIYRKIRCSLLKNIEKRMHQDALAGKNNSEPIFPDLKRNLEAIKGILHNSSDVTIHEFNFGHDRRFKGAVIFINSMADKGEINKNILEPLMYGALLLKKDADIDFTDIDCVRKNLIPITDSRKVTLFNDLIECLLAGSTILLIDGSKEALVINSGKRESRAIDEPVTEVVVRGPREGFNENVNVSIALIRRKIKDPDLCVEKMIIGDKSKTDVYIVYIKSVADPKLIEEVRRRLNRIKIDAILESGYIEQFIEDSSYSIFPTVSNSEKPDRVAAKILEGRAAILVDGTPFALIVPMLFIESFQSSEDYYSRPFHASIMRIVRFLSYIISILGPAIYVALTVFHQEMIPTQLLISIAEGREKVPFPAILEAFLMMFTFDILREAGVRLPKSVGQTIGIVGAIVLGQASVEAGLISPIMVIVVSSTAIASFTVPAQTDSGTILRYIYLVLAGLAGGFGVIMGLLVTLFHMASLRSFGVPYLWPVVPFDFSSLKDVFIRMPLWKLKKRTKVIVYDGSDSYKRNPG, translated from the coding sequence ATGTTCAGATATATTTATAGGAAAATTCGCTGTTCATTATTAAAAAATATAGAAAAACGCATGCATCAGGATGCTTTAGCGGGTAAGAACAACAGTGAACCGATATTCCCTGACTTAAAAAGGAACCTGGAAGCAATTAAAGGTATTTTGCACAACAGCAGCGATGTGACAATACACGAGTTCAACTTTGGGCATGACAGAAGATTCAAAGGTGCCGTGATTTTTATCAATAGCATGGCAGATAAGGGAGAAATCAATAAAAATATACTGGAGCCTTTAATGTATGGCGCATTACTGCTTAAGAAGGATGCGGATATAGATTTTACCGATATTGATTGCGTAAGAAAGAACTTGATTCCTATAACGGATAGCCGGAAAGTGACACTGTTCAATGATTTGATTGAATGTTTATTGGCAGGGTCAACCATTCTATTGATAGACGGCTCAAAAGAGGCTTTGGTTATCAATTCCGGGAAGCGCGAATCCCGTGCTATAGACGAACCGGTAACAGAGGTTGTTGTACGCGGGCCCAGGGAGGGCTTCAATGAAAACGTAAATGTAAGCATTGCCCTTATTCGCCGTAAAATTAAAGATCCCGATTTATGTGTAGAAAAAATGATTATCGGTGATAAATCAAAAACAGATGTATATATTGTATATATAAAAAGTGTAGCAGATCCGAAGCTGATCGAAGAAGTCAGAAGACGGCTGAACAGAATAAAAATAGATGCTATTCTGGAATCAGGGTATATTGAACAATTTATTGAGGATAGTTCCTACTCTATTTTCCCTACTGTTTCAAACAGCGAAAAGCCTGACAGGGTTGCAGCCAAAATACTTGAAGGACGTGCTGCGATTTTGGTTGACGGTACACCTTTTGCTCTTATAGTACCCATGTTGTTTATTGAAAGCTTTCAAAGCAGTGAAGACTATTATTCCAGACCGTTTCATGCAAGCATTATGCGTATAGTAAGGTTTTTGTCCTATATCATCAGTATTTTAGGACCTGCAATTTATGTGGCATTGACTGTTTTCCACCAGGAGATGATACCTACACAGCTTTTGATATCCATAGCGGAAGGACGTGAAAAGGTACCTTTTCCGGCAATTTTGGAAGCTTTTTTGATGATGTTTACCTTTGACATTTTAAGAGAAGCAGGAGTACGATTACCGAAATCGGTAGGACAAACAATCGGTATTGTCGGAGCAATTGTACTGGGGCAGGCATCCGTTGAGGCCGGGCTTATAAGTCCTATTATGGTAATTGTCGTATCTTCAACAGCCATTGCAAGCTTTACCGTTCCGGCACAGACTGATTCCGGAACGATTCTTAGGTATATATATCTTGTACTTGCCGGACTTGCCGGAGGTTTTGGTGTAATTATGGGTCTTTTGGTAACGTTGTTTCATATGGCATCTTTAAGGTCTTTCGGAGTACCGTATTTATGGCCTGTTGTACCGTTT
- a CDS encoding DUF4143 domain-containing protein, with the protein MAQSPKIIVYYFVGGMPEAVQSFVDDKDFNEVRNIQKQILAAYEQDFSKHAPNEIVPKIRMVWNSIASQLAKENKKFFYGLVREGGRAKEFETAIMWLVDCGLVHKVSRVNAARIPLKAYEDLKAFKLYMVDVGLLGCMTGLRQQTLLDGNDLFTEFKGSLTEQYVCQQLKTINDLGVYYYTNDRGSCEVDFVIDTGEQIIPIEVKAEVNLKAKSLRVYKDKYNPEISIRTSMADYKKEDWLVNLPLFAIENVVSK; encoded by the coding sequence TTGGCACAAAGCCCAAAAATTATTGTCTATTACTTCGTTGGCGGTATGCCGGAGGCGGTTCAAAGCTTTGTAGATGATAAGGACTTTAACGAAGTACGTAATATTCAAAAGCAGATTTTGGCGGCATATGAGCAGGATTTTTCCAAGCATGCACCAAACGAAATCGTTCCTAAAATCCGCATGGTCTGGAACAGTATCGCTTCCCAGCTTGCCAAAGAGAACAAGAAATTCTTTTACGGTCTTGTACGTGAGGGTGGACGGGCCAAAGAATTCGAAACAGCAATAATGTGGCTTGTTGATTGCGGTCTTGTGCACAAGGTCAGCCGTGTAAATGCGGCTCGCATTCCACTCAAAGCCTATGAGGATTTGAAAGCTTTCAAACTGTATATGGTCGACGTGGGACTTCTCGGCTGTATGACCGGTTTGCGCCAGCAAACACTTCTTGACGGGAACGATTTGTTTACCGAATTCAAGGGCTCTTTGACAGAGCAATATGTATGCCAACAGTTGAAAACAATAAATGATTTAGGTGTTTATTATTACACTAATGATCGTGGCTCTTGTGAGGTTGATTTTGTTATCGATACCGGAGAACAGATCATTCCGATTGAAGTCAAAGCAGAGGTCAATCTTAAAGCCAAGAGCTTGCGGGTATATAAGGATAAATACAATCCTGAAATATCAATCCGCACATCCATGGCGGACTATAAAAAGGAAGATTGGCTTGTTAATCTGCCGCTGTTTGCAATAGAAAATGTAGTAAGCAAATAA
- a CDS encoding Tn3 family transposase — MFYICFNINIVLCKSFYHKVVIKKIVELGKLIKPVQANQTLGSSLSHKNVQVEPSILSKDTQITGINKMSSTEKKASVFSNIPAEEDLKETSEAQFTEEIKELAESLNSVIEIYEYVWNNINFEAYYGSRKGAVGTLDQMAGNDIDQASLLISLLRYKGIPARYVRGTIEIPVEKVMGWTGGETPQDAVRILASLGIPTVSVVSGGKISHVRTEHVWVEAYVPYQYYRGAGPMKGQKIWVPLDPSFKQHEKIEGLDLSSIIDIDTEASIEGFKDGIIVSDKLLSVSRVNVQSVSEKIENVDAKIEEFINQKGLEKIKSEELIGGKRIIPQDLDMLPLSLPYKVDAVYEKTSVVPKELRENRNLKLGKISDIPYQQLLDVYYKYFRKATLQEANKIISNEMRELSIFPYYSFDLTTLYGSVDGQKLGVKHPTIKARHSKKYFGKGRGMVSYGMLVNHNYVIGDTIGANEHESYFVFDIHYNNITDIVPDAITGDMHSINKANFAILHWFKVYFRPRFTNLETQLKHLYCGDEPENYHDYYIKPVGQTQIDKKLIVEEWPKIKQIILTLANKEITQNKIIKKLCTYKQTRTLKAIFEFDKLIRSIYTLKYLMDPKLQQDVHRSQNRIESFHQLRAAIASVNGKKQLSGKTDIEIDISNQCGRLIANIIVYYNSALLSLILEKYKSCNNTKAIEKLKRVSPVAWQHIHLLGHYAFCSNKCPIDLEEIISVLQIK, encoded by the coding sequence ATGTTCTATATATGTTTTAACATAAATATTGTATTATGTAAATCTTTTTATCATAAAGTAGTAATAAAGAAGATTGTAGAGTTGGGTAAGCTTATAAAGCCTGTTCAGGCAAATCAGACTTTAGGTAGCAGTCTATCGCATAAAAATGTACAAGTTGAACCTTCTATATTGTCAAAAGATACACAAATAACCGGTATAAATAAGATGAGTTCGACGGAAAAGAAGGCTTCAGTTTTTTCAAATATACCGGCAGAAGAAGATTTGAAAGAGACTTCAGAAGCTCAATTTACAGAAGAAATAAAAGAGTTGGCTGAGAGTTTAAATTCTGTTATAGAGATTTATGAATATGTCTGGAATAATATAAATTTCGAGGCATATTACGGGTCGAGAAAAGGTGCAGTGGGAACCCTTGACCAAATGGCAGGGAATGATATTGACCAGGCATCGCTTCTTATTTCCCTTCTTCGATATAAAGGAATTCCTGCTCGATATGTGAGAGGAACAATTGAGATACCTGTAGAGAAGGTGATGGGATGGACTGGAGGGGAAACACCACAGGATGCAGTGAGAATTCTGGCATCTCTTGGAATACCAACAGTTTCTGTCGTCAGTGGCGGAAAGATATCTCACGTCAGAACAGAACACGTATGGGTTGAAGCTTATGTGCCTTATCAGTACTACAGAGGTGCAGGACCTATGAAGGGCCAAAAAATATGGGTTCCTTTAGATCCGAGCTTCAAACAGCATGAAAAAATTGAAGGCCTTGACTTGAGCAGCATTATAGACATTGATACAGAAGCTTCAATAGAGGGTTTTAAGGATGGCATCATTGTATCAGATAAATTGCTTTCAGTTTCAAGAGTAAATGTCCAGAGCGTTTCAGAAAAGATAGAGAATGTAGATGCTAAAATTGAAGAATTTATTAATCAAAAGGGTTTGGAAAAAATAAAGAGTGAGGAATTAATTGGAGGGAAAAGGATTATTCCTCAAGACCTTGATATGCTGCCTCTCTCACTTCCATATAAGGTTGATGCTGTATATGAGAAGACAAGTGTTGTGCCAAAAGAATTGAGAGAGAATAGAAATTTAAAACTTGGGAAAATAAGCGATATTCCATATCAGCAGCTGTTGGATGTTTATTATAAGTATTTTCGTAAAGCAACACTTCAAGAAGCAAATAAAATTATTAGCAATGAAATGAGAGAATTATCTATTTTTCCATATTACTCTTTTGACTTAACAACTCTTTATGGAAGTGTTGATGGACAAAAGTTGGGAGTAAAACATCCTACAATAAAAGCAAGACATTCCAAAAAGTATTTTGGAAAAGGAAGAGGAATGGTTTCTTATGGGATGCTTGTTAACCATAATTATGTAATAGGAGACACCATTGGTGCTAATGAGCATGAAAGTTATTTTGTTTTTGATATTCACTATAATAACATTACGGATATTGTACCGGATGCAATTACTGGTGATATGCACAGTATTAATAAAGCAAATTTCGCTATATTGCATTGGTTTAAAGTATATTTCAGACCGAGATTTACAAATTTAGAAACTCAATTGAAACATCTTTACTGTGGGGATGAGCCTGAGAATTACCATGATTATTATATAAAGCCAGTTGGACAAACGCAAATTGATAAAAAATTAATTGTTGAAGAATGGCCTAAAATAAAACAGATTATTTTAACACTTGCAAATAAGGAAATTACACAAAATAAGATTATTAAAAAGCTTTGTACTTATAAGCAAACACGAACACTCAAAGCAATTTTTGAGTTTGATAAATTAATACGAAGTATTTATACTTTAAAGTACTTAATGGATCCTAAATTACAGCAAGATGTACATCGTTCTCAAAACCGTATAGAATCTTTTCACCAATTACGGGCTGCAATAGCAAGTGTTAATGGGAAAAAGCAGCTGAGTGGGAAAACAGATATAGAAATTGATATCAGTAACCAATGTGGACGCTTAATTGCAAATATCATTGTTTATTATAACTCTGCCTTATTATCACTTATACTTGAAAAATATAAATCCTGCAATAATACTAAAGCTATTGAAAAGTTAAAAAGAGTCTCACCTGTGGCTTGGCAGCATATTCATTTACTTGGGCATTATGCATTTTGTAGCAACAAATGTCCAATTGATTTAGAAGAGATAATATCTGTTCTTCAAATAAAATAG
- a CDS encoding IS91 family transposase, with translation MLYESSNNQGIYSPREPRKNYYYRCVEENFEVLERVWDDRYQNTYGYWRTHILDVIYDYLDCGNLHLGFARVKCEDCNKEYLLPFSCKRRAFCPSCHQRRVVEFGEFLYTEVLKEVSHRQWVFSIPKRLRCYFMYDRKLLAKLSRCAWKVLCDYLKSSSGDKDSVPGVVIAVQTFGDFLNFNPHLHVIATDGCFKGDGDFIKSVLPQGKDIEKVFQSEVLKMLKKEGKINQFIIDNMLSWENTGFNVYCGEAIYAEEQESIEKLAQYVVRAPISQERMFYIPPEESSNEVGKIIYKGKNSREIQAFDALDWLARLVTHIPNKGEQFVRYYGYYSNKSRGQRKKAETDDKVPAIVSSDLSKKAFRKNWARLIQKVYNVDPLKCKYCNGKMRIISFVEDEETIEKILKHLKLWGIQNHDPPNHFKIPQQFEHFILANSLLIGNNEKSNENMGKNKDGNYEEHNSNNVFPDYETCDEMPKYEDWF, from the coding sequence ATGCTTTATGAAAGTTCGAATAATCAGGGGATATATTCTCCAAGAGAGCCACGGAAAAATTATTATTATAGGTGCGTAGAAGAGAATTTTGAAGTTTTGGAGAGAGTGTGGGATGATAGGTACCAAAATACATACGGTTATTGGAGAACCCATATTCTAGATGTTATATATGATTACCTTGATTGTGGGAATTTGCATCTAGGGTTTGCCCGTGTTAAGTGTGAAGATTGTAACAAGGAGTATCTATTGCCTTTTTCATGTAAACGGAGGGCGTTCTGTCCTTCATGTCATCAGAGAAGAGTAGTTGAATTTGGAGAGTTTTTATACACTGAGGTTTTAAAAGAAGTTTCCCACAGGCAGTGGGTCTTTAGTATACCCAAAAGACTTAGATGCTATTTTATGTATGACAGAAAGCTACTTGCAAAACTATCAAGATGTGCATGGAAAGTCTTATGTGATTATCTTAAAAGTTCATCTGGAGATAAAGATTCAGTTCCTGGTGTTGTTATAGCTGTACAAACATTTGGAGATTTTTTAAACTTTAATCCTCATTTACATGTAATTGCAACAGATGGTTGTTTTAAAGGGGACGGAGATTTTATAAAATCAGTATTACCTCAAGGAAAAGATATTGAGAAGGTTTTTCAGTCAGAAGTACTAAAGATGCTCAAAAAAGAGGGGAAAATTAATCAATTTATTATAGATAACATGCTTAGTTGGGAAAATACTGGATTTAATGTTTATTGTGGGGAGGCAATATACGCAGAGGAACAGGAGAGTATTGAAAAACTTGCTCAATATGTAGTTCGTGCTCCAATTTCTCAGGAAAGAATGTTTTACATACCACCAGAAGAAAGTTCAAATGAAGTTGGGAAAATTATTTACAAGGGTAAAAATAGCAGAGAAATTCAAGCTTTTGATGCTTTGGATTGGTTAGCACGATTGGTAACTCATATCCCAAATAAGGGAGAGCAATTTGTAAGATATTATGGTTATTATTCAAATAAGAGTAGAGGACAAAGGAAAAAAGCTGAGACAGATGATAAAGTACCTGCAATTGTAAGTAGTGATTTATCTAAAAAAGCTTTTCGTAAAAACTGGGCAAGACTTATTCAAAAGGTTTATAATGTTGATCCTCTAAAATGTAAATATTGCAATGGGAAAATGAGAATAATTTCGTTTGTAGAGGATGAAGAAACTATCGAGAAGATTTTGAAACATTTGAAGCTTTGGGGAATTCAGAATCATGATCCGCCTAATCATTTCAAAATACCACAACAATTTGAACATTTTATATTGGCCAATTCATTGCTAATTGGAAACAATGAAAAAAGTAATGAAAATATGGGCAAAAATAAAGACGGTAATTATGAAGAACACAATTCTAATAATGTTTTTCCTGATTATGAAACTTGTGATGAAATGCCAAAATATGAGGACTGGTTTTAA
- the xerA gene encoding site-specific tyrosine recombinase/integron integrase has product MKKANTYLLKSYSKGRLAVEVPYSFENVEKIKQISGRRWEKSDKIWSIPNKKELIENLCKLFKSCNVVYNIVKYNSLNDVMMEELKHELILRNYSFQTQKAYLNHIKRFFDYYNNRKIEDINKNDVRMYLIKEIEEGKAISYVNQAFSALKFLFTETKGSNKFNFDIPRPKKEKSLPSVLSVIEVFKIIEAIKNIKHKAIIMVIYSAGLRVSEVAKLKVENIDSERNLIFIKGAKGKKDRYTLLSNVALEMLRDYFKIYKPEKWLFEGGKEGRHITERSIQKVFEKAVFKAGINKKVSVHTLRHSFATHLLENGTDLRYIQELLGHESSKTTEIYTHVSEKDFGKIQSPLDRIMSDKEKR; this is encoded by the coding sequence ATGAAAAAAGCAAATACCTATCTATTAAAAAGTTATTCTAAAGGACGACTAGCGGTAGAGGTTCCATATTCTTTTGAAAATGTTGAAAAAATTAAACAAATCAGTGGACGAAGATGGGAGAAATCTGATAAAATATGGAGTATACCAAACAAAAAAGAATTAATTGAAAATTTATGTAAGTTGTTTAAAAGTTGTAATGTTGTATACAACATAGTGAAGTATAATAGTTTAAATGATGTGATGATGGAAGAATTAAAACATGAATTGATTCTTAGAAATTATAGTTTTCAAACACAAAAAGCTTATTTAAATCATATTAAAAGGTTTTTTGATTATTATAACAATCGAAAAATTGAAGACATTAACAAAAATGATGTAAGGATGTATTTGATAAAGGAAATTGAAGAAGGGAAAGCAATTTCATATGTTAATCAGGCTTTTAGTGCTCTTAAATTTTTATTTACAGAGACAAAAGGAAGTAATAAGTTTAATTTTGATATACCAAGACCAAAGAAAGAGAAAAGTTTACCTAGTGTTTTGAGTGTAATTGAAGTGTTTAAAATTATTGAAGCAATAAAAAATATTAAACATAAAGCAATTATTATGGTGATATATTCGGCAGGATTAAGAGTTAGCGAGGTAGCAAAATTAAAAGTAGAAAATATTGACAGTGAAAGAAATTTAATTTTCATAAAAGGAGCTAAAGGTAAAAAAGATAGATACACCCTTTTATCCAATGTAGCATTAGAAATGCTACGAGACTATTTTAAGATTTATAAACCGGAAAAATGGCTTTTTGAAGGTGGGAAGGAAGGGAGGCATATTACAGAAAGATCTATACAAAAAGTTTTTGAGAAAGCTGTGTTTAAAGCAGGAATAAATAAAAAAGTATCAGTACATACATTGAGACATTCGTTTGCAACGCACTTGCTAGAAAATGGGACAGACTTAAGGTACATTCAAGAATTACTAGGGCATGAAAGTTCAAAAACAACTGAAATATATACTCACGTAAGTGAAAAGGATTTTGGAAAGATTCAAAGTCCATTAGATAGAATTATGAGTGATAAAGAAAAAAGATAA
- a CDS encoding transposase, producing MKYQVHIRIYRCLTKDKKAVENSVTSQYSNGFVEGNNNRLKLIKRQMYGRVKLALLKAKIIIPSLKDIFLLYPSITFRIYR from the coding sequence ATCAAATATCAGGTCCATATCAGGATTTACAGGTGCTTAACAAAAGATAAGAAGGCTGTTGAAAATTCTGTAACATCACAATATAGTAACGGTTTTGTTGAAGGAAATAATAACAGATTAAAGTTGATAAAGCGGCAAATGTATGGAAGAGTAAAGTTAGCTTTGCTAAAAGCGAAAATAATAATTCCTTCTCTTAAAGACATTTTTTTGCTTTATCCTAGTATTACTTTTCGAATTTATAGATGA
- a CDS encoding IS91 family transposase: MLYESSNNQGIYSPREPRKNYYYRCVEENFEVLERVWDDRYQNTYGYWRSHILDVIYDYLDCGNLHLGFARVKCEDCNKEYLLPFSCKRRAFCPSCHQRRVVEFGEFLYTEVLKEVSHRQWVFSIPKRLRCYFMYDRKLLAKLSRCAWKVLCDYLKSSSGDKDSVPGVVIAVQTFGDFLNFNPHLHVIATDGCFKGDGDFIKSVLPQGKDIEKVFQSEVLKMLKKEGKINQFIIDNMLSWENTGFNVYCGEAIYAEEQESIEKLAQYVVRAPISQERMFYIPPEESSNEVGKIIYKGKNSREIQAFDALDWLARLVTHIPNKGEQFVRYYGYYSNKSRGQRKKAETDDKVPAIVSSDLSKKAFRKNWARLIQKVYNVDPLKCKYCNGKMRIISFVEDEETIEKILKHLKLWGIQNHDPPNHFKIPQQFEHFILANSLLIGNNEKSNENMGKNKDGNYEEHNSNNVFPDYETCDEMPKYEDWF, encoded by the coding sequence ATGCTTTATGAAAGTTCGAATAATCAGGGGATATATTCTCCAAGAGAGCCACGGAAAAATTATTATTATAGGTGCGTAGAAGAGAATTTTGAAGTTTTGGAGAGAGTGTGGGATGATAGGTACCAAAATACATACGGTTATTGGAGATCCCATATTCTAGATGTTATATATGATTACCTTGATTGTGGGAATTTGCATCTAGGGTTTGCCCGTGTTAAGTGTGAAGATTGTAACAAGGAGTATCTATTGCCTTTTTCATGTAAACGGAGGGCGTTCTGTCCTTCATGTCATCAGAGAAGAGTAGTTGAATTTGGAGAGTTTTTATACACTGAGGTTTTAAAAGAAGTTTCCCACAGGCAGTGGGTCTTTAGTATACCCAAAAGACTTAGATGCTATTTTATGTATGACAGAAAGCTACTTGCAAAACTATCAAGATGTGCATGGAAAGTCTTATGTGATTATCTTAAAAGTTCATCTGGAGATAAAGATTCAGTTCCTGGTGTTGTTATAGCTGTACAAACATTTGGAGATTTTTTAAACTTTAATCCTCATTTACATGTAATTGCAACAGATGGTTGTTTTAAAGGGGACGGAGATTTTATAAAATCAGTATTACCTCAAGGAAAAGATATTGAGAAGGTTTTTCAGTCAGAAGTACTAAAGATGCTCAAAAAAGAGGGGAAAATTAATCAATTTATTATAGATAACATGCTTAGTTGGGAAAATACTGGATTTAATGTTTATTGTGGGGAGGCAATATACGCAGAGGAACAGGAGAGTATTGAAAAACTTGCTCAATATGTAGTTCGTGCTCCAATTTCTCAGGAAAGAATGTTTTACATACCACCAGAAGAAAGTTCAAATGAAGTTGGGAAAATTATTTACAAGGGTAAAAATAGCAGAGAAATTCAAGCTTTTGATGCTTTGGATTGGTTAGCACGATTGGTAACTCATATCCCAAATAAGGGAGAGCAATTTGTAAGATATTATGGTTATTATTCAAATAAGAGTAGAGGACAAAGGAAAAAAGCTGAGACAGATGATAAAGTACCTGCAATTGTAAGTAGTGATTTATCTAAAAAAGCTTTTCGTAAAAACTGGGCAAGACTTATTCAAAAGGTTTATAATGTTGATCCTCTAAAATGTAAATATTGCAATGGGAAAATGAGAATAATTTCGTTTGTAGAGGATGAAGAAACTATCGAGAAGATTTTGAAACATTTGAAGCTTTGGGGAATTCAGAATCATGATCCGCCTAATCATTTCAAAATACCACAACAATTTGAACATTTTATATTGGCCAATTCATTGCTAATTGGAAACAATGAAAAAAGTAATGAAAATATGGGCAAAAATAAAGACGGTAATTATGAAGAACACAATTCTAATAATGTTTTTCCTGATTATGAAACTTGTGATGAAATGCCAAAATATGAGGACTGGTTTTAA